A window of Chitinophaga sp. MM2321 contains these coding sequences:
- a CDS encoding efflux RND transporter permease subunit has protein sequence MKISEYAVKNYQFTLVIFLMIIVLGITTILNMPRSEDPEMRAPQFTVIVVYPGTSPKDMEDLVVDPLEKDVYGLDDIKRIRTSISDGVAVMRVEYKYSSNVDQKYQELVREVNNKKKDLPADIYSIEIRKMEPSDVNVLQVALISENASRDKLRYYSEKLQEELEKVSSLKNVKLHGLPEQQVRVELQLDKMAQLHLPINTVMTAIQSEMGNIPGGSIDAGDKSFNIKTSGNYQSLEEINNTIVTAANGKNIFLKDIAKVYYGFEDEKYFTRLNSHRCVEVSAAQKAGENISKTQQAYKPVIEKFKKTLPANIDLVQYFDQADAVNSRLSGLGKDFIIAILLVALTLLPLGQRPALIVMISIPLSLSIGIVLLQLFGYNLNQLSIVGLVVALGLLVDDSIVVIENIERWMLEGHSRMEATLKATSQIGMAVVGCTATLIIAFMPIVFMPEGSGDFIRSLPLAVIFSVLASMAVSLTIIPFLASRLLKKHTGNPEGNIFMRALKRLIHGSYARLLDKALQRPVLTILVSLLIFGAAIGLFQLIGFGLFPASEKPQFLINVIAPPQSNLQYTNSIVQQLEKELQQEKSIKFFASNIGKGNPRIYYNEMQENERSDYAQIFVQLDEHTSVTNKMALIESLRKKWTPYPGAKVEVKNFEQGPPVVAPVEVRLFGDNLDTLRTLAGNVEKMLEKTPGAMYISNPVSNMKSDVRVHIDREKAQQLGIPTANIDRSVRLAVAGINLGRYNDRNDNDYDILLTKQKTGTPTLDVFRDLFVNNNQGTAIPLSQVADLRLETSPLSIHHQEKNRVVAVGAFVKKDFLVDRVITDVVKQMDAMKLPAGYTYEMGGEVESRKNSFGGFMSIIIVTIFLFVAVLVLEFKTFKSTLIVLSVIPLGIVGAAVALWITGNSLSFMAIIGLIALAGIEVKNTILLVDFTNQLRMQGKSLEAAIREAGEVRFLPIVLTSLTAIGGLIPIAISTNPMIAPVAIVLIGGLVSSTLLSRIVTPVVYMMMPPRVDQEHRILERLPD, from the coding sequence ATGAAAATATCTGAATACGCCGTTAAAAATTATCAGTTCACCCTGGTCATATTCCTCATGATCATCGTGTTGGGCATCACCACCATCCTGAATATGCCCCGTTCCGAAGACCCGGAAATGAGAGCGCCGCAATTTACCGTCATCGTAGTGTATCCCGGCACCAGCCCGAAAGATATGGAAGACCTGGTAGTAGACCCGCTGGAGAAAGATGTATATGGGCTGGACGATATTAAACGCATACGCACTTCCATCAGTGACGGCGTTGCGGTGATGCGCGTAGAATATAAATACAGTTCCAACGTAGATCAGAAATACCAGGAGCTGGTACGCGAAGTGAATAACAAAAAGAAAGATCTGCCCGCCGACATTTATAGTATAGAAATCAGGAAGATGGAACCTTCCGATGTAAACGTATTGCAAGTGGCGCTCATCTCTGAAAATGCATCGAGAGATAAGCTGCGGTACTACTCGGAAAAGCTACAGGAAGAACTGGAAAAAGTATCCAGCCTGAAAAATGTAAAACTACACGGTTTGCCGGAACAACAAGTGCGCGTAGAGTTGCAACTGGACAAAATGGCGCAACTGCATTTACCCATAAACACAGTGATGACAGCCATTCAGAGCGAAATGGGCAACATCCCCGGCGGCAGCATTGACGCGGGCGATAAAAGTTTCAATATAAAAACCAGCGGCAACTATCAATCACTCGAAGAAATCAATAACACGATTGTAACCGCTGCCAATGGTAAAAATATTTTTCTGAAAGATATTGCCAAAGTCTACTATGGTTTTGAAGATGAAAAATATTTCACCCGGCTGAACAGTCACCGCTGTGTGGAAGTTTCTGCCGCACAGAAAGCGGGTGAAAACATCAGCAAAACACAGCAGGCATATAAACCTGTTATAGAGAAATTTAAAAAGACCTTACCCGCCAACATCGACCTGGTACAGTATTTCGATCAGGCCGACGCGGTAAACAGCCGGTTGTCCGGGCTGGGGAAGGATTTTATCATTGCCATACTGCTGGTAGCCCTTACCCTGTTGCCATTGGGGCAGCGACCCGCGTTGATCGTGATGATCTCCATTCCATTGTCGCTATCCATTGGTATTGTGTTGCTGCAACTGTTTGGCTACAACCTGAACCAGCTGAGTATCGTAGGACTGGTAGTGGCGCTGGGTCTTTTAGTGGATGATAGTATTGTAGTAATAGAGAATATAGAACGATGGATGCTGGAGGGCCACAGCCGGATGGAAGCCACGCTGAAAGCCACTTCACAGATAGGGATGGCGGTAGTTGGCTGTACGGCAACGCTGATCATTGCTTTCATGCCGATTGTATTTATGCCGGAAGGTAGCGGAGATTTTATCCGCAGCCTGCCGCTGGCAGTCATCTTCAGCGTACTGGCATCTATGGCTGTATCATTGACAATCATTCCTTTCCTGGCCAGCCGCCTGTTGAAAAAGCATACCGGTAACCCCGAAGGCAACATCTTTATGCGGGCGCTCAAAAGATTGATCCATGGCAGCTATGCACGCTTACTCGACAAAGCATTACAGCGTCCTGTACTCACCATCCTGGTATCGTTGCTGATATTCGGCGCAGCTATCGGTCTCTTTCAACTCATCGGTTTTGGCCTCTTCCCTGCTTCTGAAAAGCCGCAGTTCCTGATCAATGTAATAGCACCGCCACAGTCAAACCTCCAGTACACCAATAGCATTGTGCAGCAACTGGAGAAAGAGCTGCAGCAGGAAAAAAGCATTAAATTCTTCGCCAGCAATATCGGTAAAGGCAATCCCCGTATCTATTACAACGAGATGCAGGAAAATGAACGGAGTGACTATGCACAGATCTTTGTACAACTGGATGAACATACCAGCGTAACAAATAAGATGGCGCTGATAGAATCGCTCCGTAAAAAATGGACACCTTATCCCGGCGCTAAAGTAGAAGTAAAGAATTTTGAACAAGGGCCTCCCGTTGTAGCACCTGTGGAAGTCAGGCTGTTTGGCGATAACCTGGATACCCTGCGTACACTGGCCGGCAACGTAGAAAAGATGTTGGAGAAAACACCTGGCGCCATGTATATTTCCAACCCGGTGAGCAACATGAAGTCTGATGTACGTGTACATATTGACCGGGAAAAGGCGCAGCAGCTAGGCATTCCAACCGCCAATATCGACCGCTCTGTTCGTTTAGCCGTTGCCGGTATTAACCTGGGCAGATATAATGACAGGAATGATAACGATTATGACATCCTGCTCACGAAACAAAAAACGGGTACGCCTACACTGGATGTATTCCGGGATCTCTTCGTAAACAACAACCAGGGTACGGCTATTCCCTTATCGCAGGTGGCTGATCTGCGGTTGGAAACATCACCGCTCAGTATTCATCACCAGGAAAAGAACCGGGTGGTAGCAGTGGGCGCCTTTGTGAAAAAAGATTTCCTGGTTGACCGGGTTATCACGGATGTAGTAAAGCAGATGGATGCGATGAAACTACCGGCGGGCTACACTTATGAGATGGGTGGTGAAGTAGAAAGCCGGAAAAACTCTTTCGGTGGCTTCATGAGCATTATCATTGTAACCATCTTCCTGTTTGTTGCTGTACTGGTACTGGAGTTCAAGACATTCAAAAGTACGTTGATCGTATTATCCGTTATCCCGCTGGGGATTGTGGGGGCCGCTGTTGCTTTATGGATCACCGGTAATTCCTTATCGTTCATGGCCATTATCGGCCTGATCGCATTGGCCGGGATAGAGGTCAAGAACACCATTCTGCTGGTAGATTTTACCAACCAGCTACGTATGCAGGGTAAGTCACTGGAAGCGGCTATACGTGAAGCGGGTGAAGTACGGTTTTTACCAATTGTACTGACCTCCTTAACGGCTATTGGCGGACTGATCCCCATCGCTATCTCTACCAATCCGATGATTGCCCCGGTAGCCATCGTACTGATTGGCGGCCTCGTCAGCTCTACGTTATTGTCGAGGATCGTTACCCCTGTTGTGTATATGATGATGCCCCCGCGGGTCGACCAGGAACACAGGATTTTAGAAAGATTACCTGATTGA
- a CDS encoding efflux RND transporter periplasmic adaptor subunit has product MKNTLLLLPLSLLLFSCGNKPKPETIDNTAIIPVKIMPLEKQGAALSIAASGQFTTDDEVYLSFKTNGIINNILVKEGDPVRKGQLLATLNLTEIDAQVQQAQLGFEKAQRDYQRTQNLHNDSVATLEQLQNSKTSLDLAKQQLGTAQFNRSYSAIHATQDGFVLHKLASTGQYVTSGTAVLQTNGARNAHWLLRIGVSDREWAQVKTGDKATIETPSIPGSTLSGTVTRKSEGIDAQSGTFIIDIQLTGAMPAAIAAGMFGRCHITASGNNSSTAWSIPYAALLDGNGSSGFVFITNDHKTAQRIPVTIAGMEKDHVLISEGMEQAKALIISGSAYLKDQSPIRIIQ; this is encoded by the coding sequence ATGAAAAATACTTTGCTCCTTCTCCCCTTGTCACTGCTGCTCTTTTCCTGCGGTAACAAACCCAAGCCGGAAACTATAGACAATACAGCTATCATTCCAGTAAAAATAATGCCGCTCGAAAAACAAGGCGCTGCCTTATCCATCGCTGCTTCCGGGCAATTCACCACCGATGATGAGGTATATCTTTCTTTTAAAACAAACGGCATCATCAACAATATCCTCGTAAAGGAAGGCGACCCGGTACGCAAAGGCCAGCTGCTGGCGACGCTCAACCTCACAGAGATAGATGCACAGGTACAACAGGCCCAACTGGGATTTGAAAAAGCACAACGCGATTACCAGCGCACACAAAACCTGCACAACGACAGCGTTGCCACCCTGGAACAGCTGCAAAACAGCAAAACCTCCCTGGACCTGGCCAAACAACAGCTGGGAACGGCACAGTTCAACCGTAGCTATTCCGCCATACATGCCACACAGGATGGCTTTGTATTACATAAACTCGCCAGCACCGGTCAATACGTAACCTCCGGTACTGCCGTTCTTCAAACCAATGGCGCCCGCAACGCCCACTGGCTGCTACGTATAGGCGTCAGCGACAGAGAGTGGGCACAGGTAAAAACAGGCGATAAAGCAACGATAGAAACCCCCTCAATTCCGGGTAGCACCCTATCGGGGACGGTTACACGTAAATCGGAAGGTATTGATGCGCAGAGTGGCACTTTTATTATAGACATCCAGCTTACCGGCGCCATGCCCGCAGCCATTGCAGCAGGCATGTTTGGCCGTTGTCATATCACCGCCAGCGGCAACAACAGCAGCACTGCCTGGAGCATTCCCTACGCCGCCCTGCTTGACGGTAACGGCAGCAGCGGCTTTGTATTTATTACCAACGACCACAAAACCGCGCAAAGGATTCCTGTCACCATAGCAGGTATGGAAAAAGATCATGTACTGATCAGCGAAGGAATGGAACAGGCCAAAGCCCTCATCATTTCCGGCAGCGCATATCTCAAGGATCAATCACCCATCCGCATCATCCAATAA
- a CDS encoding TolC family protein has protein sequence MSTIITKEAMLTGLLLAGFNASAQNTVLDQYIQQAFSNNKGLKDQHFQMEKALYALQEAKSLFGPNVTFLGSYTKTAGGRTIDFPVGDMLNPVYNSLNQLTSSHQFKELDNVSFLLNPNNFYDAKFRTSLPLINAEIYYNQQIKKEQLTRQQASLNVYKRELVHDIKTAYYQYYQTSQAVAIYNNALVLINENIRINESMVRNGVRNNTALYRAQTEKQKNDAEINKAVNARKNAKAYFNFLLNRSLDENVTLDSNLLVIPGVASVADISGREELLEYKSATNVYRLNDKLQRTYIIPKLSTFIDLGSQAMGARFDHTSRYYLFGINLEWNLFSSHKSKYRIKQAGMDLQSINTQAENTEDALRLQLYQAVNDYRTALLNFTTAQNQLSYAERYYRDQLKVYKEGQLLYIELVDAQNQLTQAQLQISVTQAAVQTAYANVERAQASYNIDK, from the coding sequence ATGTCAACGATCATCACAAAAGAAGCGATGTTAACAGGCTTGCTCCTGGCAGGTTTCAACGCCTCTGCACAAAACACCGTGCTGGATCAATACATACAACAAGCCTTCAGCAATAACAAAGGGCTGAAAGACCAGCACTTTCAAATGGAGAAGGCCCTCTATGCATTGCAGGAAGCCAAAAGCCTTTTTGGTCCCAACGTTACCTTCCTGGGAAGTTATACCAAAACAGCCGGCGGCCGCACCATCGACTTCCCCGTAGGCGACATGCTGAACCCGGTGTACAATTCACTGAATCAGCTCACCAGCAGCCACCAGTTTAAAGAGTTGGACAACGTTTCTTTTCTCCTCAACCCAAACAACTTTTATGATGCGAAATTCAGGACCAGCCTGCCATTGATCAACGCTGAAATTTACTATAACCAGCAAATCAAAAAAGAACAGCTGACCCGGCAACAAGCATCCCTTAATGTATACAAACGGGAACTGGTACACGATATTAAAACTGCCTACTATCAATATTATCAGACATCACAGGCCGTAGCCATCTATAACAACGCATTGGTACTTATCAACGAAAACATCCGGATCAATGAAAGCATGGTCCGCAACGGTGTACGTAATAATACCGCTCTTTACCGCGCACAAACAGAGAAACAGAAGAATGATGCAGAGATCAACAAAGCGGTGAATGCCCGGAAGAATGCCAAAGCATATTTTAACTTTTTGCTGAACCGGTCACTCGATGAAAACGTGACCCTCGACAGTAACCTCCTGGTGATACCCGGTGTAGCCAGCGTAGCAGATATCAGCGGCCGCGAAGAACTCCTGGAATACAAAAGCGCCACTAACGTTTACCGGCTAAACGATAAATTACAGCGGACGTATATCATCCCAAAGCTCAGTACTTTTATAGATCTGGGCTCACAAGCCATGGGAGCCCGTTTCGACCATACTTCCCGGTATTATCTTTTTGGTATAAACCTGGAATGGAACCTGTTCTCATCGCATAAAAGTAAATACAGGATCAAACAGGCCGGGATGGATCTTCAATCGATCAATACCCAGGCTGAAAACACGGAAGATGCATTACGGTTACAGCTTTACCAGGCCGTTAATGATTACAGGACTGCCCTTCTCAATTTCACCACAGCGCAAAACCAGCTATCCTACGCGGAACGCTATTACCGCGACCAGCTGAAAGTATACAAGGAAGGACAACTCCTATACATAGAACTGGTGGATGCACAAAACCAGCTCACACAGGCGCAACTGCAGATTTCCGTAACACAGGCAGCAGTACAAACCGCCTACGCCAACGTGGAACGCGCACAAGCATCTTACAATATTGACAAATAA
- a CDS encoding TetR/AcrR family transcriptional regulator gives MGITERKEREKADMRRRIVDAAIGMFVKDGYEKVSIRNIADKIEYSPATLYLYYKDKDELLYDVQREGFATLSTEFATKITHKDPFKRLEQLAWAYIEFSREHPELYDLMFIIKAPMNAVNKDEDWKNGDPAYDALHNLIKECIDKKLIRFKDPTVGALSFWAFAHGFVSLDLRCRFKVADIAEDEMQKVVDTAIREYLRIIKV, from the coding sequence GTGGGTATAACCGAAAGAAAAGAACGCGAGAAAGCAGATATGCGCAGGCGCATTGTGGACGCTGCTATCGGGATGTTTGTGAAAGATGGGTATGAGAAGGTATCTATACGCAACATTGCGGATAAAATAGAATACAGTCCTGCTACACTTTATCTTTATTACAAGGATAAAGATGAATTATTATACGATGTACAGCGGGAAGGATTTGCGACCCTCAGTACAGAATTTGCCACAAAGATTACCCATAAGGATCCTTTCAAAAGACTGGAACAACTTGCCTGGGCTTACATTGAATTTTCCAGGGAGCATCCGGAGTTGTACGATCTCATGTTTATCATCAAAGCGCCAATGAATGCGGTAAATAAAGATGAAGATTGGAAAAATGGCGACCCTGCTTACGATGCATTGCACAACCTGATCAAGGAATGTATCGACAAGAAACTGATCCGGTTTAAAGATCCAACTGTAGGCGCTTTGTCCTTCTGGGCCTTCGCACATGGCTTTGTTAGCCTGGACCTGAGGTGCCGGTTCAAAGTTGCTGACATTGCGGAAGATGAAATGCAGAAAGTAGTAGATACCGCGATCAGGGAATACCTGCGGATTATCAAAGTATAA
- a CDS encoding HAD family phosphatase, whose translation MKAFIFDMNGTMINDMEYHLDGWHNMLKRLGADLSREVVRSHMYGKNEELLVRVFGEDHFTQQEMHDIAHEKEVLYQEAFRPHLELIAGLSDFLQQAAAANIPLAIGSAANNFNIGFVLDNLELRHYFKAVVSAEDVAHSKPDPEVFLKCAAALGVAPANCIVFEDAPKGVEAAFNAGMEAVVLTTMHTREEFAQYTNIRAFVTDYNDPALQQLFT comes from the coding sequence ATGAAAGCATTTATTTTCGATATGAATGGCACCATGATCAATGACATGGAATATCACCTGGATGGATGGCACAATATGTTAAAACGGCTGGGTGCTGATCTGAGCCGGGAAGTTGTAAGAAGCCATATGTATGGCAAAAATGAAGAGTTGCTGGTTCGTGTTTTTGGCGAGGACCATTTTACACAGCAGGAGATGCACGACATCGCACATGAAAAAGAAGTACTGTACCAGGAAGCATTCCGGCCACACCTTGAACTGATTGCGGGCTTGTCTGATTTCCTGCAACAGGCGGCTGCCGCCAATATCCCGCTGGCGATAGGCTCTGCGGCCAATAATTTCAATATCGGTTTTGTGCTGGATAACCTCGAACTGCGGCATTACTTTAAGGCAGTGGTTAGCGCAGAGGATGTAGCCCATAGCAAACCTGATCCTGAAGTATTCCTGAAATGCGCGGCTGCACTGGGTGTAGCACCGGCCAACTGTATTGTATTTGAAGATGCGCCCAAAGGTGTGGAAGCAGCTTTTAATGCAGGTATGGAAGCAGTGGTACTAACTACCATGCATACACGGGAAGAGTTTGCGCAGTATACAAACATCAGGGCTTTTGTAACGGATTATAATGATCCGGCGTTGCAACAGCTTTTTACCTGA
- a CDS encoding NrtR DNA-binding winged helix domain-containing protein, whose translation MKRYSGQTRMLVAVDCIIFGFDGQELKLLLIKRGFEPEKNKWSLMGGFVQPDESFETAAASVLHQMTGLEGVYMEQLLAFGEPDRDPVERTVSIAYFTLIDINQSKLQLSDNYHAEWISLHELPGLIFDHSHMVEMALEKLRYKAAIHPLLFELLPSKFTIPQLQILYEAVYDVTFDKRNFSRKVLSTGLLVKQKDKDKLSSKRGAFYYKLDKRKYNAKFNAFLNFVTDPGNLK comes from the coding sequence ATGAAACGTTATTCAGGGCAAACAAGAATGTTGGTAGCAGTTGATTGTATCATCTTTGGTTTTGATGGACAAGAGTTGAAACTGTTACTGATCAAGCGCGGATTTGAGCCGGAGAAAAACAAGTGGAGCCTGATGGGCGGCTTTGTGCAACCTGATGAAAGTTTTGAAACAGCTGCTGCAAGTGTATTGCATCAGATGACCGGCCTGGAAGGCGTATACATGGAGCAGCTTCTGGCTTTCGGGGAGCCCGACCGCGACCCCGTGGAGCGCACCGTGTCCATCGCTTATTTTACCCTGATAGATATAAACCAGTCAAAACTACAGCTGAGCGACAACTATCATGCAGAATGGATTTCCCTGCATGAACTGCCCGGCCTGATCTTCGATCATAGTCATATGGTGGAAATGGCCCTGGAAAAGTTGCGCTATAAAGCTGCCATTCACCCGTTGCTGTTTGAATTGCTGCCATCAAAGTTCACGATCCCGCAATTACAGATCCTGTATGAAGCAGTATATGATGTAACTTTTGATAAACGTAATTTCAGCCGCAAAGTATTGTCCACCGGGCTGCTCGTAAAACAGAAAGACAAAGATAAACTCTCTTCCAAACGGGGCGCTTTCTACTATAAACTGGACAAGCGTAAGTACAATGCCAAGTTCAATGCTTTCCTGAATTTTGTAACAGATCCGGGAAACCTGAAGTAG
- a CDS encoding glycoside hydrolase family 2 TIM barrel-domain containing protein has product MPDRFFLLLGAMLCFQVTFAQETQQIYLSGTGKDHTVNWDFYCSGGHNSGKWTTIPVPSNWEQQGFGDYNYGHDKIKATEHGIYRHHFQTPADWQQKAVNLVFEGVMTDADVKINGKSAGEIHQGGFYEFKYDITKLLRSDSANLLEVTVHKMSANAGVNRAERNGDFWVLGGIYRPVYLEVKPLTHIDRVAINAAANGAFTLQAFTTLLPKGYTLTAQVSTRDGKAVGSPVSVSSNGKQEYTLQQQYRQPATWSPEFPHLYQVTLQLKQGNKVGHSITQPFGFRTIEIKPHDGIYVNGARIMFKGVNRHSAWPETGRTLNKEISLLDVNLMKDMNMNAVRMSHYPPDKHFLDVCDSLGLFVLDELTGWQAAYDTVVGRKLVKELVIRDVNHPSIVFWDNGNEGGFNRALDGDYDLYDPQHRPVLHPWERFNGVDTKHYPVFNYVVNASLYDQDIYMPTEFMHGLYDGGMGAGLEDFWNQLLFHPRGAGGFLWAFSDEGLVRTDKNGIIDTDGNHAPDGIVGPHREKEASFFTIKELWSPIHITLPVISTGFNGRIPVENRYDYTSLAQCSFRWALARVPSPQKNNTADTIASGTATAPDLAPGTKGFLQLSLPDHWEDADILYLHAYDPYGREVITRSWPLQSPAALAQRELHINDNNLQKTKKTATHTTIAGDSLIVHHAGIDYYFSQANGQLLQLLTPKGKISLGGGPVLAGTKQELKQFTPATNGADYTIMARYEGNGFLQVKWTFSPGMPVRLDYSYSFKGESPFIGITFRYPEEKIKGLAWTGQGPYRVWKNRLKGQQFGSWYKAYNNTVTGESWVYPEFKGYHANVYKATFSSEEPSFTFYTGNAGTFLQVFHPQAPAIGNQKTAPAFPEGDIGFLQAIAPIGNKFHDAAQMGPQSQSNIMLNYTPVSGVLWLQVEK; this is encoded by the coding sequence ATGCCTGACAGATTTTTTCTTTTACTGGGAGCCATGTTATGTTTCCAGGTAACCTTCGCACAGGAAACCCAACAGATATACCTTTCCGGCACCGGTAAAGACCATACGGTGAATTGGGACTTTTATTGTTCCGGCGGCCATAACAGCGGCAAATGGACCACCATTCCCGTGCCTTCCAACTGGGAGCAACAAGGCTTCGGCGACTACAATTACGGACACGATAAAATAAAAGCAACGGAACACGGCATTTACCGTCATCATTTTCAGACACCGGCAGACTGGCAACAGAAGGCTGTTAACCTGGTATTTGAAGGCGTGATGACAGATGCTGATGTGAAGATCAACGGCAAGTCCGCGGGTGAAATACACCAGGGCGGATTCTACGAGTTTAAATACGACATCACAAAATTATTGCGCAGCGATAGCGCCAACCTGTTGGAAGTAACCGTACATAAAATGTCGGCCAATGCAGGAGTGAACAGGGCCGAACGCAATGGTGATTTCTGGGTGTTAGGCGGCATTTACAGACCTGTTTACCTGGAAGTGAAACCATTGACCCACATAGACCGTGTTGCCATTAATGCCGCGGCAAACGGAGCATTCACACTCCAGGCTTTTACAACACTCCTGCCAAAGGGCTATACACTAACCGCCCAGGTGAGCACCAGGGATGGGAAAGCTGTGGGCAGTCCCGTCAGCGTGAGCAGCAACGGCAAACAGGAATATACCTTGCAACAACAATACCGTCAACCCGCTACGTGGAGCCCGGAATTCCCGCATCTGTACCAGGTAACCCTTCAGTTAAAGCAGGGCAATAAAGTGGGGCATAGTATTACACAGCCATTCGGTTTCCGCACCATTGAAATAAAACCACACGACGGCATTTATGTAAACGGTGCCCGGATCATGTTTAAAGGGGTAAACCGCCACAGTGCGTGGCCTGAAACCGGGCGCACACTAAACAAAGAAATCAGCCTGCTGGATGTAAACCTGATGAAGGACATGAACATGAATGCCGTACGCATGTCACACTATCCACCGGATAAACATTTCCTCGATGTGTGTGATTCGCTCGGTCTCTTTGTACTCGATGAGCTCACCGGCTGGCAAGCCGCTTACGACACGGTAGTAGGCAGAAAGCTGGTAAAGGAACTGGTGATCCGGGATGTAAACCATCCCTCCATTGTGTTCTGGGACAACGGCAACGAAGGTGGCTTCAACCGTGCGCTGGACGGGGATTACGACCTGTATGACCCACAACACCGTCCTGTATTGCATCCATGGGAAAGATTCAATGGCGTTGATACCAAACACTATCCCGTATTCAACTACGTGGTAAATGCCAGCTTATACGACCAGGATATTTATATGCCCACTGAATTTATGCATGGCCTCTACGATGGCGGTATGGGCGCCGGCCTGGAAGACTTCTGGAACCAGTTGCTGTTCCATCCCCGTGGTGCAGGCGGCTTTCTGTGGGCTTTCAGTGATGAGGGACTGGTGCGCACCGATAAGAACGGGATCATAGATACAGATGGCAACCATGCACCTGATGGAATTGTAGGTCCACATCGGGAAAAAGAAGCCAGCTTTTTTACGATCAAAGAACTATGGTCCCCGATTCATATAACCCTGCCCGTTATATCAACAGGCTTTAATGGCAGGATTCCGGTAGAAAACCGTTACGACTATACGTCATTGGCACAATGCAGTTTCAGGTGGGCGTTGGCCAGGGTCCCATCTCCCCAAAAAAATAATACGGCAGACACCATTGCCTCCGGTACAGCCACTGCACCGGATCTTGCACCTGGTACCAAAGGATTCCTGCAACTGTCGTTACCCGATCATTGGGAAGACGCAGACATCCTCTACCTGCATGCGTATGATCCTTATGGCCGGGAAGTGATCACCCGCAGCTGGCCGCTGCAATCGCCCGCAGCCCTGGCACAAAGGGAGTTGCACATAAATGACAATAATCTACAGAAAACTAAGAAAACGGCTACGCACACTACCATAGCGGGCGACAGCCTGATCGTACATCATGCCGGCATCGATTATTATTTCAGTCAGGCTAACGGGCAACTGTTACAACTCCTCACTCCCAAAGGAAAAATATCCCTGGGCGGGGGTCCGGTGCTCGCAGGCACAAAACAGGAACTGAAGCAGTTTACACCGGCTACTAACGGAGCTGACTATACGATTATGGCGAGATATGAAGGAAATGGTTTCCTCCAGGTTAAATGGACATTCAGTCCCGGTATGCCGGTACGACTGGATTACAGCTATTCCTTCAAAGGGGAAAGTCCGTTTATCGGTATCACCTTCCGTTATCCGGAAGAGAAAATAAAAGGGCTGGCATGGACAGGTCAGGGTCCTTACAGGGTGTGGAAGAATCGTTTAAAAGGACAACAATTTGGTAGCTGGTACAAAGCGTATAACAATACCGTTACCGGCGAAAGCTGGGTGTATCCAGAATTTAAAGGTTATCATGCCAATGTATACAAAGCCACGTTTAGCAGTGAGGAGCCATCATTTACCTTTTATACCGGTAACGCAGGTACGTTTTTACAGGTGTTCCATCCACAGGCGCCGGCAATTGGCAACCAAAAAACAGCCCCGGCATTCCCGGAAGGAGACATCGGCTTTTTGCAGGCCATCGCTCCTATTGGTAATAAGTTCCATGATGCCGCACAGATGGGGCCGCAAAGCCAAAGTAATATCATGCTGAATTATACGCCGGTAAGTGGTGTGCTATGGCTACAGGTAGAAAAATAA